AAAAGTCATCCATACTTAAACCAAGCAACGTATTACCGACATAAAAATAAAAATCCCAGTCCAATTCGGACTGAGATTCCTCGTTTTTTGTCAGTATGTTTTTTACTTTTTTTCTTGCTTCAGCTTCTCCATATCAGAAGTTTGGAAAGTTTGGCCACTGAAAATTTCGTATACAACGATGAAGATATCGGGTAAATCATTCATAGGAATGGCACCTTTCAATTCAGCTAATGTACATTCTGTACCACCACTACGTACCATCGCATAAATTAATGCACGCATCAATTTCGCTTCATTTTCTCCCAGGCTAAATTGACCTTTTCCTAACATATCATTCATTTCTTTTTCAAATTCATGATAGGGTGTTCCATACGCCTCTTCCACATAAGGAAAAGATTCAAAAGTAAAAACAACAGGGATTGAAACACCCTGTATCTTAATGCTATTTCTAGTTATATTAACGTTAACTAAATCACTTAAACGTGCCATACTATCACTCCTTATTTCCCTGGTGTCGATGTTCCACCAAGTTGTGTTAATTGAGATTCATCACAAATGACTTGTTTTAAGAAATCTTCAGCTTTAATTCCTTTTGCCTCTGGATCACCAGTATCTAATTCAGCTTGTGTTACATCATTAAATAACAATGGATCTGCTGTAATTGTGTAAGCAATGTCATCCACAGTCATTTCATCACCTTGTGTTTTCCAAGATTCTTCTACTGGAGCAACTGTACATTTTGGGTACCAACGTAATATTTTTGTTCCATCATTTAATGGGAATACAACACCTACTGCAAACTTTGGATATTCCTTCGCCTTCGCTGTTTCAAAAGACACGCCTTTTTTACGTGTTTTAGCAAAGATTTTATCTTTTACTTCACGATTTAGACCAGCAAGATTAAAAGCTAATCCAAACGCTGTATTTTTGACAATGTTAATAATTTTTTTGTTAGATGCCCACTTTGTAAAATTAGTAGATGTAGTGGAAATCGTTAAATCAGAAATATTGGTTTGTCTATAAACGATATCCTCATAAGTTGGTAGTGCACTAGAAGTTTCATTTCCCTTCATCAAGCACAGATATAAATCTTCAATCCCTACGGAATATTGAATTTCTTTATTTTCAATTGTCATGTATATCATCCTCACATTCTATCAATTATTTTTTGTGCCATAATATCAGCAATTTTGTCACCTTCTGCATCAAAGGTATTCTGGACAAAGTGTTTTCCTTTCACCCGACCCTTACCATTTGCTTTTTTATGGCCATGTTCAACTAAATACCAATACCAAGCTTCATCTTTAAATTCCACAGATACACGATCATCTTTTACAACAACCTTTAGGCTATCTCTTAAATGTGTCCGCTTGTTTTTACTGGATGCTTTGATTTTTGGCTTTAATTTACTAGCAAAATACTTTGCTGCTTCATCTAACACATCCAAACTTACTTTTTTATTCACCCGTAATAGCGTATTAATATCTTCTAAAGCTTCAGCAAAACCATTGTTATTTGAAGCCATTACTGGATACACCTCACATACGTTATAAACTGCGTGATAGTGTCGTCGTTCTCGTCATAACCCATTCCATCAAATTGAGAATAAGACACGCCTGCTTCGTTAAAAACAACCTTTAACGGAGCGTAATCTTTTTCAGTTCCGTTTGTAATAACTGCAATTTGATAAAGTGGCATATCCTTTATAACCTTATTAGAAGCTCTTTTCTGTTGCTCATTCACAAATTCATACACAATGTAAGGATAATTTGCTGTTGTAGGTGCACTATCACGATAAACTGGTATACCAGATTTCTTCATGATGTCTCGTAACTCTTGAAAGCTAATTTGCATAGGATAATGACACCTCCATCAATCGGTCTTCTTCACGTACATAAATACGCTCAATATCATAGATACGGCCACCAACTTTTACACGATAATCCTTTTGGTTGTTTTCAATATCACGATCAATACGAACCTCAATTTTCTTTACAATTTCATTCGTATCTTTCGTTGTAAATTTATCAGTGGCCGTAACTCCAATGTTGTTATAACGAATGTTACGTTCTAACGGATATCCCATCACAACACGGTCATTTTCCGGATCAATGGTTTCTCCTAATTTAAGTAGCTCACCCATCCATTTGAGTTTATTCGTCTTTCTCTTCATCGGCATAAACCTCCTGGACAAACATCGGCGTTAAAGCATCAAGAGCTTGTTCTAATTCTTTTTCAGCAACCCTGTAATCATAGTAAATACCGGCGACCATAATAATTAAATACTCGGTCTGTTTGCCTGTCGCATTCTTTACATAAGTCTTTGCTTGAGTGATATAAAAAGAGAGCATAGATTCATCCATACCCTCTTCCCAATGAATATGAGATTTTAATTTCTCAATTAATTCATCCATATTAAGCTCCTGTTGTTTCTTTTAAAACATACTTATAAACTGGCACTTCAAATGGTGAATGAATTAATTGTGCATCTAGTAAGTTCCAGATACGGAAACCTACACGGTTTGTACGTGAGAATAACTCAACTAATTTTTGGACTTCTAATGATCCAATGACATCTTGAATATAGAATTTAGAGAAGTCACCAAAATAGAATACTGGTGTATCTGGTGAATCAGGAATGTCAATTGCATCTTCTTCCTCAACTGGGAAACCTAATAACGTATAACCAATTCCACCTTCCGCTTGATTAAACGGGCGAAGTAATGGGAAACCGTCATCTGTTTTCATAGTTTCAATTTTTGTTAGTGCTGCTGTATTTAACACCCATCGTGCTTTTTTACGTACTTCTTTAACAGGTGTATTTTTCATTTTTACTAATGCATCATAAAGATTCTTTTCATCAGTTTTAAATTCAACAGCTTTCTTTGCTAATGCACCGTCATTTATGTTATTAGCTTCATCACCATTAACCATATACTGAGTTTCTTTACGAACATAAGCTTTTTTCAACTCATCCATAACAATTTGTTCAATTGGTAAACCTGTACGTGCCAATAGCTTTTTCGTTACTGTAGCAAGCGCATCAAATTCTGTTGGTGATAATTCAATTTCATCGAATTCGATATCTGTTTCTGGAATTTCATTATTTGTTCGCTCGTTTTTATGACCTTGAGCTTCTGCCTTCTTAACTAGAACAGGATACTTAATATTTTCTTTTGTTTTTACTCCTGTACCTAATCGACGTAAGAAGTTTTCTTCTTGAGCATACGTAATAATTTCTTTACTTAAGAAATCTGGAATCGTAACAGAACCATTGCCAGTAACTAATCCTAATGCACGAGCTTCTCTTTCATCAATATTACCCACAATATAATTAGCAAAAGCTGAACGAGTTTCCTTTTCTTTATTTTTAGTAGATTTATGACCTTTAGTAGAAAGACCTGTTGCAATAGCTGCCATGATTTCAGAACGTTCTTCTTTTGGAATTTCTTTTGATTGATTTGGATATTCTTTTACTTCTGGATCTTCTTTTTTATCTGGATCGTCATCTTTCTTTTTGTCTGGATCTTCTTCCTTTTCGTCTGCTTCTAATTTTGCTAATTCATCAGCAAGAGTTTTCGCTTCTTCTGTTAATGCTTCCACTTCAGCCTTAACTGCTGCTAATTCTTCCGAACGAACTTCACCCTTCTCTACTTTCCCTTGTAATTCTGCTAATCGAGCTTTATTTCGTGCTTGAGATGCTTTTAAGATTTCTTTTAAGTTCATGTTAATTTTCCTCCAGGACTTTTTTTATTTGTTTGATAAGATTGCTTCTTTCTTCTGTATCATCTTCCACAACTGTTTTTACGGCTGCTTCTTCACTTCTCATTTCAATCATGGCTGTATTTTCGCCTCTGGTTTCAATGGAAGTTGCAACATAGGCTGGTGTCATATCCAAAATAGAAACTTCTAAAAGCTCTAGTTCTTCAATAGATCGTTTTTGAACACCAGCTTCGCCTTCTTCCCACGAATCTTTTTCAGAAACAAAACCAAATGACCAACCACGCAATTCTTTATTCTTGGCCTTTTGAATCACTAGTCCATCTGTAACTGTAGCAATGGCTCTTAAACCAATATTGTCTTCATACAATTCCAGATTTCCGTTTTCAATAGAGCCAAGCTTTCTATTTTTATCGTGGTTAAAAAGTAAATCCACATTCTTTGCTTTCTTTAATGCCTTTTCAAATGTTTTAGGAACAATTCTCTCTTTGAAATATCCCCTTGGAGAAGGCAACATCCGACTTTCTCTGTCCACAACATTCACATAACCATCAAGTATGACTTGATTCCCTCGGACCTCAATTTTCATTCTCTTCACCTCCTCCCAATGAACCATCGTTCGCTTCTTTCTTACCGATTTCAGTTAAATCATTTGAAATATAAATAGCCTGTGATTCATTTGTATTTTGTTTAGGGAATCCAAGCATATCAGCGACATTATCAGGTGAAGTAATAGCTGTACGCACAAGGTTGTAACCAATATTCGTTTTGTTGCTATAAGTAACAAAATCAAGAATATTAATCTTGAATTTGATTCGTTTCCCTGAATTCTCGCCATAAAAAAGAAGACTCAAATGGTCTTCAAAATTTTTCATTATTGGTCTAACTGCTTTATTGTGGATATACATCATCGCTTTCTCAATATCTTCTTTGATTAACTCTGTGTATGTATCCACATTTATGCCTAAAAACTTACCCAAATCCTTTTTGTATACATTTAGGTATGCTAGAGTCTTTTCATCGTCTAACGGGCTTTTAAGCGTTTCTATTTCATAACCTTTTCCTAGAGGAATCATCTTAACTGACCTTGCATCATCAATTGATTCCAACTGATCTAAAATCTTTTTAATTAATTTTGACTGTGTACCATTCTGTGGATTGATATGCGCATCTAATTTTAATAGAAATGCTAGTAATCCACCTTTTTTGTACTTATCGGTCAAGGTTTTCTCAGCTGACATAACGCCCTCGAGTGTATCTCTTCCTAAATCAAGAAGACCTTTTCCTCTTAAATGATCTGCGCCAATATTTTTCACATGACGAATCATAAAAGAGGGAACCTCTTGACCACCAATATTAAAATGTTCTACTAAATTATCATCTAACTCTGTAAACACATTTGAAGCTAAATGTAGTTGAGTGCCATTTAATATAGGGAACGTTTCTCCCTCGAGTAAATAGGTATTTGTCATTAATTTAATAAATTCTGATTGCGTTAAATAATTATTAGGATTCTTTAAAATACGAAGTGCAATATCATCTTTAATTTCATTACCAAATTCATCTTCCACAACAATATCAGCCAATACCATTTGATTACTGATGTCTTGTAACAATTCGTATACATCACTAGATTGTAAGATGTTTGAATCCGTAACATACACACCGCCGTAACGAATGCTTTTTCCTAAAACATCATCCAGATAACCACGCTTTTCAGCTTGTCTAAATAAAAAATTTGAAAACCTATCTCTTAAACCCAATTTCTCACCGCCTTTCAATTAACGAACATTAAAAGTATCCATTAATATATTTTTATTAGAACTTTAAATTTAAGCTTTTTTTTAATAATTTATGTTGATATTCCCAAAAGAAAAAGGACCTTTTTTAGTCCTTAAATTTGTTACCACCTTAAAATTCAACACCATCATAAGCTTTGCTATGCATGTTAGACAATTATCTAATTATGCATGGACAATCACCTAAAAAATATTCAGCTACATATAATATCGAGAAAAGTAAAATTAAGATAAGGAGTGATTGTCTTTGTATCGTCAACCATTTTCACCTTGGAATTATACCTCTTGTATGCGAGATTGTTTGGCTGCTCCTGGAACGTCAGAGCAGGAATGCCATGGAGCTTGCAGTCATTATGCCTCAATGCCAATAGCATATACCGTACCGATGACATATGGTGGTATGAACCAAGCAGCACCTTACATTCCACAGCCGTATTATTATCCATATTCGTATCCTGTAAGTCCATATTCCTATTTCCCTATGCAATCTTCTATTCAATGCCCTTCTGATACTATAAAAATGTTAGAGTGCGACAGTAGCGGTACCAGATGTCGTTGGGTGTGTCGTCCAATCTAGTAATTGAATATTTTTCGAGGGCCAATCAAACATGGCCCTTATCGCTATGAGTCTACAGTTTAATAACAAAAATCCAACTTTGAAATCTGACACCTTTTTATGGTGATATCAGAGCTATAGCGATTAGTTTGTTATCATTGGGTTTAGCTCTTGGACTCAAGGACAGAAAGACGTTCCTCGAGGTTAGCTAATTTCTTATATAACTCATCATTTTCAGTCTGGAGTTTTTCATTTAAACCTTGAATAGCAGCCAAGGCTACGCCTTGTAAATCAACGGTTGAAATATGTTTATTATCATCTTCATTTAGTTCAAAGACGGCATGGAAGTCCTGAGCGGTCGGGCCAATGTGACGCTCATTAGATGTATCATCTTTATAGTTCCAAGACTGGATTGGTATGCTGGCTAATTTATCAAGAATCTCAAGCGTGTCGACACTCGAGAAATTTTCCTTAGAGTTTTTGTCACTTGTAAGATTAACTCCGCGTACATTGACGTCACCGTTATTTAGAACCCGGAAGACCTCGCCGGCATTTCTACTTGTGCCGATGATGATGTCTCCTCCTGTAGTATCACTATAGGCCATCAAAGCTGGTCTAGTCTCCGCTCGGGTTAAAGCAAAAATACCGATGTGTTTATTACTTAAACCCCAAACACCAAAAAGGTTCTCGCTGTAGGCAGAGACACCAGCTCCAGCTTGGCTTGTAGCTCTTACTCCATCGCTAACAGTACTCTCTCCCAAGACCCCATATCCACTTTGGCTTCTACCTAAAACACCAACTCCTTCACTGGCGGTATGTTCCCCAAAAACAGCAGGCACAGTTGGATTATTAGAGTCACCAACCAAATTAGGCATTTATCTTCCTCCTTGTGTCATTTCAATTAACTAAATGATAAAAGTTTCTCATTACAAATATATTTTGAGCATTGTATTTAAGAACTTACACTCCAATGTATAACTTGTTTATTCTTAGATTACATAATAATTTTAATAAGAAATTCAACACTGTTAACAGCGCCTATTTTTAAAATACTAATGGTCAAAAAATTATTATTCTTGTTTCACCTATAAATGTCATCTAAGTATTCATCGTAATCTTCATCTGGAATAGCATCCTCCATCATATTTAATGTTTCTTTATGGCCAATTAACATGGCAACAAACCCATCAATATGCTCTGGTGATTTACGTTTAGATGGTGTTTTTAAATTATTAATATTTGTAATTATTTTTGCGTTACTTGCACAGAAAATGAGTAAAGGATTGTCCGTTTTAATTCGGTCCTGGAGCAACAAAATTTCAAAGTCATCAAATGGTTCATTCATATGCGTTGGATACTGTGGAACCTCCACACATTGAATTCCGAGCATTTCCCACTTCTCAACAAGCTTTTCAGCAAGTGCTGGATCATAGTTTATTTGACGTAAATCAAAATTCTCAAATACCCACTCCACATACTGATTTACCATTTCTTCATCAACTGTTTTCCCAGGACAAATTGTTACAAAGCCTTTTTCAGCTAAAGCTCGATATGGTACATTCCTTTGTTGTTCCTTGTCCTCAATTCCAAACTCCGGAATAAAATACATTTGCTTAACGATTAATATTGCATTTCCCTTATCATCATATGTTGGAATATTTATTGATACACAAGTTAAATCCGTGCGTCTTGATAAGTCCACACCGACAACACAAGTTAATCCTTCAATATCACCTAAATAGTCCATAAGCATTTTATCCAGTTGATCTTTATCGAAATATGTTTCGGCATAATTAACGAATACATCCAAATGCTTTGATAAGAACTCAGCCTTATTAAAGCTATTATTTTGAGCTTCTTTAAATGCATTCTCAAGAAACTCCATGTTAACTGATACATCCATATTTGGATTAACCATTCGCCAAACGTCACGGTCTGTCCAATCAAACTTTTTGTTCGGCTCATAGATCATCATGAACCAGGAATCATCTTTATCATCCTTCAAAACTTCTTTTGCATAAGTGTAAATTTGAGTTCCAAGCGAGCCGGTATTCTTTCCTGCTGTGGAAGTGATGATGTTGATTGGTTCTTCTTGAGCGATTTGCGCTGAACGTAAGTTATCGTATTGTTCACGGTCCATCTGAGCATGAACTTCATCAAAATAATTGATATACGGGTTTTTACCTTCATTACCAGCGTTATCTTTTGTAAGAACCTTGATTACATTTGCATATTTAATATTGTCTTCCACAAATGTGTATTTTATTGATTTAATCGTATCTTCTTTGCCCTTATAGATACGCGTATCCGGACGTAAATCAGGACTATTTTCAATCGTTAATGCAATTGGTCCGGCTGCATTTTGGCATTGTTCAAAAGTATTAGCGGAAATATAACAATCAGCGCCTTTTACACCTTCTCCGTACATCGCATAAATGACTGGTGAACCGCCCATAATCGTTTTTCCGTTTTTCTTTGGAACCTGCAAATAAGCCGTACGAATTACTCGCACCGCTTTACCATCTTTATTATATTTTTGCCAACCATAAATGTTAGCAAAGTAGAACTTCTGCCAGGACTCTAAAATTAACGGCTGCCCTGCCCATTTTCCTTTTGCATGTTTTAAGAATGTTTCAGTGAAATAAATCATTGCATTCGCTTTTTCAACATCGAACCAAATATCTTTTCGTTTCTTCCATTTCTTATATCGTTTGGTTGCTAACTTAATAGAATCAGGATATAAGTGTGGGGCTGCATCTACTTCAGAAACGAATATATCAGCGTAATTTGTTTCAAAATCAATCATCTATTTAACCTCTGTCTAAATTGTAATAATTTATTGCTATCACTAGGCTCGGTGGGCTCTTTTTCTGTTTTTCCTTTTTCGAGAAGAACCCCACTTTTTTTGATTAAATCTTTGTTCTTTCCGTCTAGTCCTAATTGCCCCAAATATTTCGCTTTTTGCTTAGACCAAACTTCGACTTGTTGAGCCAATGGATGCTTTGATTCTTTCACATCACCATTTACATTCTTTGTTTTTTGGACTGTTGGAAAGTTAGAATTCTTCCACAATCCATATTTGACGCTGTATATCTCAACTGCATCAAGATAAACCTCAATCAATGGATCAAGCGCTGGCGAATAAGTTCCGGCTTCAACCAAAACATCCATAATACGCTGCGCTTCTAATTCTTTTTTCTTTTCAGCTTCAATTACGACCTTCGATTTTCTGGCCATTCCTTAAATCACCACCTAAAAAACGAATTTTTTTCAAAAAATCATTTTGAGGTGCGCGTTTGCACCCCCACTCCCTATCCCCCCATAAGGCCATAGTTTCTTTTTTCGATAGGGGGGCTTATAGTTTCCAGTCGAACTTTTTCTTTTCTTGGTATTTTGCATTTGTTTCTCTTTCTACAATCGGATGACACTTAGAACAAAGTGTATCGATATTATCTGGATCTAATCTTAATGAAGGATTGATTTTAATTGGAACAATATGATGATGATGTGCTTGCTTACCAAACACAAACCTTCCACATCGTTGACACAATCCTTTATCTCTTTGATAACAGAATGATTTTAAATCTTGCCAGGCCTTTGTACGATAGAATGATCTGTTCTTTGAATATACAACTGTCTTCTTCTGTTTACGTTTATGATTGAGACAGTATCGTCCTTTATCGATTAATGTCTTGCAGCCTTGTTCAGCACAGTACTTCATGATAGTAACTTAATGATTTCTTCTTTCTTTTTAACATCAGCTGGAATCTCGACATTAATTGATGCAGCATGATCACGTAATTCTTTTACTGTCATATCATCTAAAGATAGTTCATTTACTTTAACGTCAACTACTTTATCATCAGCAAACTTAGCAATCATACTCTCAGGATTAACAGTTACTTCGAATCCTGGTTCTTCACCAGTTGGAACAAATAGACTTCGTTTTTCTTTGTTATCCCAATACTCTGTACCAGATATTGTTTTTCTAATTTCAGTAATCATTTACATTCACTCTCCTTTTTCTTATAAAACCAATTAGCAATGTTAAAAGTTAATAACACTGGCCATATCACAGTAAAGATACAAATTGTAATTAAAGCCGATACAACTGTAGTATTCACATTCTCTTTGTCCTTTTCAATTTCTTTCCTTACAGCAGAATGAACATCGAATGTAGCATAAACCATACCTACTATTAGATAAGCTAATAACCAAAGCATTGTCATACACCACCTATGTAATTTTTATATAATAAAAAGCACCTATTAATATAGGTACTTTAATTTATTGAATATTAATGTGATAGCTCCCAATATTGCAAACACAAACAAACAAAAAATAACCGGTTGCTTGAGCAATATCACCCATGCATTTAATAGCATATCAATTTTAGACATGCAATCACCTCCTGTTTTCCATCATACAATAAGAGGTGTTACAAATATCTTTAAATTTAATTATAAAAATATTAATGTTTTATTACAATTCTTTACATA
This genomic interval from Bacillus thuringiensis contains the following:
- a CDS encoding major tail protein, which produces MTIENKEIQYSVGIEDLYLCLMKGNETSSALPTYEDIVYRQTNISDLTISTTSTNFTKWASNKKIINIVKNTAFGLAFNLAGLNREVKDKIFAKTRKKGVSFETAKAKEYPKFAVGVVFPLNDGTKILRWYPKCTVAPVEESWKTQGDEMTVDDIAYTITADPLLFNDVTQAELDTGDPEAKGIKAEDFLKQVICDESQLTQLGGTSTPGK
- a CDS encoding phage major capsid protein, with amino-acid sequence MNLKEILKASQARNKARLAELQGKVEKGEVRSEELAAVKAEVEALTEEAKTLADELAKLEADEKEEDPDKKKDDDPDKKEDPEVKEYPNQSKEIPKEERSEIMAAIATGLSTKGHKSTKNKEKETRSAFANYIVGNIDEREARALGLVTGNGSVTIPDFLSKEIITYAQEENFLRRLGTGVKTKENIKYPVLVKKAEAQGHKNERTNNEIPETDIEFDEIELSPTEFDALATVTKKLLARTGLPIEQIVMDELKKAYVRKETQYMVNGDEANNINDGALAKKAVEFKTDEKNLYDALVKMKNTPVKEVRKKARWVLNTAALTKIETMKTDDGFPLLRPFNQAEGGIGYTLLGFPVEEEDAIDIPDSPDTPVFYFGDFSKFYIQDVIGSLEVQKLVELFSRTNRVGFRIWNLLDAQLIHSPFEVPVYKYVLKETTGA
- a CDS encoding tail fiber domain-containing protein is translated as MPNLVGDSNNPTVPAVFGEHTASEGVGVLGRSQSGYGVLGESTVSDGVRATSQAGAGVSAYSENLFGVWGLSNKHIGIFALTRAETRPALMAYSDTTGGDIIIGTSRNAGEVFRVLNNGDVNVRGVNLTSDKNSKENFSSVDTLEILDKLASIPIQSWNYKDDTSNERHIGPTAQDFHAVFELNEDDNKHISTVDLQGVALAAIQGLNEKLQTENDELYKKLANLEERLSVLESKS
- a CDS encoding P27 family phage terminase small subunit, whose translation is MARKSKVVIEAEKKKELEAQRIMDVLVEAGTYSPALDPLIEVYLDAVEIYSVKYGLWKNSNFPTVQKTKNVNGDVKESKHPLAQQVEVWSKQKAKYLGQLGLDGKNKDLIKKSGVLLEKGKTEKEPTEPSDSNKLLQFRQRLNR
- a CDS encoding head-tail connector protein; translated protein: MDELIEKLKSHIHWEEGMDESMLSFYITQAKTYVKNATGKQTEYLIIMVAGIYYDYRVAEKELEQALDALTPMFVQEVYADEEKDE
- a CDS encoding terminase large subunit; this encodes MIDFETNYADIFVSEVDAAPHLYPDSIKLATKRYKKWKKRKDIWFDVEKANAMIYFTETFLKHAKGKWAGQPLILESWQKFYFANIYGWQKYNKDGKAVRVIRTAYLQVPKKNGKTIMGGSPVIYAMYGEGVKGADCYISANTFEQCQNAAGPIALTIENSPDLRPDTRIYKGKEDTIKSIKYTFVEDNIKYANVIKVLTKDNAGNEGKNPYINYFDEVHAQMDREQYDNLRSAQIAQEEPINIITSTAGKNTGSLGTQIYTYAKEVLKDDKDDSWFMMIYEPNKKFDWTDRDVWRMVNPNMDVSVNMEFLENAFKEAQNNSFNKAEFLSKHLDVFVNYAETYFDKDQLDKMLMDYLGDIEGLTCVVGVDLSRRTDLTCVSINIPTYDDKGNAILIVKQMYFIPEFGIEDKEQQRNVPYRALAEKGFVTICPGKTVDEEMVNQYVEWVFENFDLRQINYDPALAEKLVEKWEMLGIQCVEVPQYPTHMNEPFDDFEILLLQDRIKTDNPLLIFCASNAKIITNINNLKTPSKRKSPEHIDGFVAMLIGHKETLNMMEDAIPDEDYDEYLDDIYR
- a CDS encoding HK97 family phage prohead protease, with translation MKIEVRGNQVILDGYVNVVDRESRMLPSPRGYFKERIVPKTFEKALKKAKNVDLLFNHDKNRKLGSIENGNLELYEDNIGLRAIATVTDGLVIQKAKNKELRGWSFGFVSEKDSWEEGEAGVQKRSIEELELLEVSILDMTPAYVATSIETRGENTAMIEMRSEEAAVKTVVEDDTEERSNLIKQIKKVLEEN
- a CDS encoding HNH endonuclease, producing MKYCAEQGCKTLIDKGRYCLNHKRKQKKTVVYSKNRSFYRTKAWQDLKSFCYQRDKGLCQRCGRFVFGKQAHHHHIVPIKINPSLRLDPDNIDTLCSKCHPIVERETNAKYQEKKKFDWKL
- a CDS encoding HK97-gp10 family putative phage morphogenesis protein — translated: MASNNNGFAEALEDINTLLRVNKKVSLDVLDEAAKYFASKLKPKIKASSKNKRTHLRDSLKVVVKDDRVSVEFKDEAWYWYLVEHGHKKANGKGRVKGKHFVQNTFDAEGDKIADIMAQKIIDRM
- a CDS encoding phage head completion protein, with the protein product MKRKTNKLKWMGELLKLGETIDPENDRVVMGYPLERNIRYNNIGVTATDKFTTKDTNEIVKKIEVRIDRDIENNQKDYRVKVGGRIYDIERIYVREEDRLMEVSLSYAN
- a CDS encoding phage portal protein, with product MGLRDRFSNFLFRQAEKRGYLDDVLGKSIRYGGVYVTDSNILQSSDVYELLQDISNQMVLADIVVEDEFGNEIKDDIALRILKNPNNYLTQSEFIKLMTNTYLLEGETFPILNGTQLHLASNVFTELDDNLVEHFNIGGQEVPSFMIRHVKNIGADHLRGKGLLDLGRDTLEGVMSAEKTLTDKYKKGGLLAFLLKLDAHINPQNGTQSKLIKKILDQLESIDDARSVKMIPLGKGYEIETLKSPLDDEKTLAYLNVYKKDLGKFLGINVDTYTELIKEDIEKAMMYIHNKAVRPIMKNFEDHLSLLFYGENSGKRIKFKINILDFVTYSNKTNIGYNLVRTAITSPDNVADMLGFPKQNTNESQAIYISNDLTEIGKKEANDGSLGGGEENEN